The nucleotide window TGTTTGGCTGATCTGGCTTATACCGTTCCTCTCCGGCATGATCTTTGGCGTGAGCACATGAAAGTGAGATAGTTAAAGCGATAAAAAAAGCGCCCCCAAAAGGGGGCGTTTCGTTTTTTTGTCTTGACGGCTGACGAGACGGCACCTTAATTTCTCAGGCTGTGCATCGGGGCGGGGATACGCCCGCCGCGCGCGATGAAGGCGCTGCTGTCACAAGCGCTGACCGGCATAATTGGCGCTGTTCCCAAAAGGCCGCCGAAGTCAACCTGTTCGCCGACTTTTTTGCCGGGGGCCGGGATGATGCGGACAGCCGTCGTCTTATTGTTAATGACGCCAATGGCGGCTTCATCGGCAATAATGGCCGACAACGTCTCGGCGGGCGTGTCGCCGGGGACGGCGATCATGTCGAGCCCCACGGAGCAGACACACGTCATGGCTTCGAGCTTTTCGAGGGTGAGGCAGCCCGATTTGGCTGCGCGGATCATCCCGGCGTCCTCCGAAACGGGGATGAATGCCCCCGACAGACCGCCGACATGTGAAGACGCCATGACGCCGCCTTTCTTAACAGCGTCATTTAAAAGGGCCAGTGCCGCCGTCGTCCCATGGGCACCGACGGACGACAACCCCATTTCTTCCAAAATATCGGCCACGCTGTCACCAATTTTCGGCGTTGGCGCGAGCGAGAGGTCAACAATGCCGAAAGGCACGCCGAGTCGGCGCGAAGCCTCCTGCGCAACGAGCTGACCCATGCGCGTAATACGAAACGCCGTCTTCTTAATCGTCTCGGCGACGGCGTCAAACGGCTGGCCTTTTACGGCCTGCAAGGCGTGGTGGACAACGCCGGGGCCTGAAACGCCGACATTAATGACGCATTCCGGCTCGCCGATGCCGTGGAAGGCACCAGCCATGAAGGGGTTATCCTCCACAGCGTTGGCGAAGACGACAAGTTTGGCGCAGGCCATGCCGCCCGCCGAGGCTGTTAGTTCGGCACTGTCTTTGATGACGCGGCCCATGAGAGCGACGGCGTCCATATTAATACCGGCCTTTGTTGTGGCGACATTGACGCTTGCGCAGACACGTTCTGTTGTACTGAGTGCCCGGGGAATGGCGTTAATCAGGCGGCGGTCTCCCGTTGTAAATCCCTTGTGCACAAGGGCTGAAAAGCCGCCGATGAAATTAACGCCGACAGCCTTAGCCGCGTCGTCAAGGGCTTTGGCGATGGGGGCAAAATCGTCAGTCTCACAGCTCTCGGCGACGAGGGCGATCGGCGTCACCGAAATGCGCTTGTTGACGATCGGAATGCCGAATTCGCGTTCGATATCGCAGCCGGTTTTGACAAGCTGTCCAGCTGTTTTTGTGATCTTATCGTAAATCTTCTGA belongs to Oscillospiraceae bacterium CM and includes:
- a CDS encoding PFL family protein is translated as MLHASEIMQTIEMINQQNLDIRTITMGISLRDCAHPDVAVCCQKIYDKITKTAGQLVKTGCDIEREFGIPIVNKRISVTPIALVAESCETDDFAPIAKALDDAAKAVGVNFIGGFSALVHKGFTTGDRRLINAIPRALSTTERVCASVNVATTKAGINMDAVALMGRVIKDSAELTASAGGMACAKLVVFANAVEDNPFMAGAFHGIGEPECVINVGVSGPGVVHHALQAVKGQPFDAVAETIKKTAFRITRMGQLVAQEASRRLGVPFGIVDLSLAPTPKIGDSVADILEEMGLSSVGAHGTTAALALLNDAVKKGGVMASSHVGGLSGAFIPVSEDAGMIRAAKSGCLTLEKLEAMTCVCSVGLDMIAVPGDTPAETLSAIIADEAAIGVINNKTTAVRIIPAPGKKVGEQVDFGGLLGTAPIMPVSACDSSAFIARGGRIPAPMHSLRN